A region of Pyxidicoccus trucidator DNA encodes the following proteins:
- a CDS encoding fibronectin type III domain-containing protein: MPANTVEDGDGEVSTSSATGHIVVVENLMGLGGAPLPESIKAELAAEFPPSLASDGEQQVAIAVHLEAALAVAAGDEATAFADYVEPDEPTGEVSGLGLFCDTGWRERTISKTKSLNGFGYDLNESIGHFNGTLDVNVPISGQAGFDFRYAFKKSRLCVPYAVKFINTRAWGELDLNGTLLSAQGSLSYQNDWRKTLGDIFNYGQTFFIGPVPVHVGLKMPVGVGFQFAASASGSIDVSSAGAGTLRFDYTCDLSSCSRTPGTRTSDFAFSNLASPTFTGGASVQVDAKPYAFLELKAYLYDEWFASAGLGIEASAPTRFWYALGQVCGDANADGVLDSVNGGFVDVQGQLSLYYFYKVAGQGDWDWIDWPFGDVLPGTWRVHDTQELLRGKQPFKSLRLTLMFQPIGPSGAIHPLSPMVSGPKSPGVNTAASYTLTPRECVPLPEPVDFRINWADGSAQTNVSGATATASHTWATADSRNVTFTALKDSAGRNFNRATTRTLTAVATVPPPVPAAINVPAQDNDGTFTVTWSSTPNTLDYDLEEKKGSGTWVARASQPETSFPITGRVFGLYQYRVRACNAYGCSGWLTSSTVQVGTPPAAPTLTVRSQLCHGWNDLSWTAMPGATEYRLYSSTTNNPAGSTMVSQGAGTTYTLNVSGTTYLWVKACNGAGCSAVSASKVASVTQGCL; this comes from the coding sequence ATGCCGGCGAATACCGTGGAGGACGGAGACGGGGAGGTCTCCACCTCCAGCGCCACCGGCCACATCGTCGTCGTGGAGAACCTGATGGGCCTGGGCGGCGCACCGCTGCCCGAGTCCATCAAGGCGGAGCTGGCGGCGGAGTTCCCTCCGTCCCTGGCGTCGGACGGAGAGCAGCAGGTGGCCATCGCCGTCCACCTGGAGGCGGCCCTGGCGGTGGCGGCTGGCGACGAGGCCACGGCCTTCGCCGACTACGTGGAGCCGGACGAGCCCACGGGCGAGGTGAGTGGCCTGGGCCTCTTCTGCGACACCGGCTGGCGGGAGCGGACCATCTCCAAGACGAAGAGCCTCAACGGCTTCGGCTACGACTTGAATGAGAGCATCGGCCACTTCAATGGCACGCTGGACGTCAACGTCCCCATCAGCGGCCAGGCCGGCTTCGACTTCCGGTACGCCTTCAAGAAGTCACGGCTCTGCGTCCCCTACGCGGTGAAGTTCATCAACACCCGGGCCTGGGGTGAGCTGGACCTCAACGGGACGCTCCTGTCGGCACAGGGCTCGCTGAGCTACCAGAATGACTGGCGCAAGACGCTGGGAGACATCTTCAACTACGGGCAGACGTTCTTCATCGGCCCCGTGCCGGTGCACGTCGGCCTGAAGATGCCGGTGGGCGTGGGCTTCCAGTTCGCGGCGAGCGCCTCGGGCTCCATCGACGTCTCCAGCGCGGGCGCGGGCACGCTGCGCTTCGACTACACGTGTGATTTGTCTTCCTGCAGCCGCACGCCGGGGACCCGCACGTCCGACTTCGCGTTCAGCAACCTGGCCTCGCCCACGTTCACCGGCGGAGCGAGCGTCCAGGTCGACGCCAAGCCGTATGCCTTCCTGGAGCTCAAGGCGTACCTCTATGACGAGTGGTTCGCCTCCGCGGGGCTCGGCATCGAGGCGTCCGCGCCCACCCGGTTCTGGTACGCCCTGGGCCAGGTCTGCGGTGATGCCAACGCCGATGGAGTCCTCGACTCGGTGAACGGCGGCTTCGTCGACGTGCAGGGCCAGCTGTCGCTCTACTACTTCTACAAAGTGGCGGGCCAGGGTGACTGGGACTGGATTGACTGGCCCTTCGGCGACGTGCTGCCCGGCACGTGGCGGGTGCACGACACGCAGGAACTGCTGCGTGGCAAGCAGCCCTTCAAGTCGCTGCGGCTGACGTTGATGTTCCAGCCCATCGGCCCATCGGGTGCCATCCACCCGCTGAGCCCCATGGTCTCCGGCCCGAAGTCGCCCGGGGTGAACACCGCGGCCAGCTACACGCTCACGCCGCGCGAGTGCGTGCCGCTCCCGGAGCCCGTCGACTTCCGCATCAACTGGGCTGACGGCAGCGCTCAGACGAACGTGAGCGGTGCCACCGCGACGGCCAGCCACACCTGGGCCACCGCGGACAGCCGGAACGTCACCTTCACGGCGCTGAAGGACTCGGCCGGGCGCAACTTCAACCGTGCCACGACGCGGACCCTCACCGCGGTGGCGACGGTGCCCCCGCCGGTGCCGGCGGCCATCAACGTGCCGGCGCAGGACAACGACGGCACCTTCACGGTGACCTGGAGCTCGACGCCCAACACGCTCGACTACGACCTGGAGGAGAAGAAGGGCAGCGGGACCTGGGTCGCCCGCGCGAGCCAGCCGGAGACCTCGTTCCCCATCACCGGCCGCGTGTTTGGCCTGTACCAGTACCGCGTCCGTGCCTGCAACGCGTACGGCTGCAGCGGCTGGCTCACCTCGTCCACCGTGCAGGTGGGCACGCCGCCCGCGGCGCCCACGCTGACCGTCCGCTCGCAGCTTTGCCACGGCTGGAATGACCTGAGCTGGACGGCCATGCCCGGTGCCACCGAGTACCGGCTGTACTCCAGCACGACCAACAACCCCGCCGGCTCCACGATGGTGTCCCAGGGAGCGGGCACCACCTACACGCTGAACGTGAGCGGCACCACGTACCTGTGGGTCAAGGCGTGCAACGGCGCGGGGTGCAGCGCCGTGTCCGCCTCCAAGGTGGCCAGCGTCACCCAGGGCTGCCTGTAG
- a CDS encoding sigma-70 family RNA polymerase sigma factor, whose amino-acid sequence MSMSELTVLLDGARKGDMSARDALMAVAYQELRQLAHSAMRSEASHSTLQPTALVNEAWMRLSSGGVAFENRRHFFGAAAQAMRRVLVDRARVRRAQKRDAGHERMSLSDVEVEAPAGVHIEVLELERALSELESFQPRLARMLELRYFAGLGILETAAALGVSPATVKRDWAYARVWLLERLSN is encoded by the coding sequence ATGAGTATGTCTGAGCTGACAGTGCTGCTGGATGGTGCGCGCAAGGGGGACATGAGCGCGCGCGACGCGCTGATGGCGGTGGCCTACCAGGAGCTTCGGCAGCTGGCGCACTCCGCCATGCGGAGCGAGGCGTCGCACAGCACCCTACAGCCCACGGCGCTGGTGAACGAGGCGTGGATGCGCCTGTCCAGCGGCGGGGTGGCCTTCGAGAACCGACGCCACTTCTTCGGCGCGGCGGCCCAGGCGATGCGCCGGGTCCTGGTGGACCGCGCGCGGGTGCGCCGGGCGCAGAAGCGCGACGCGGGGCATGAGCGGATGAGCCTCAGCGACGTGGAGGTGGAGGCCCCGGCCGGCGTCCACATCGAGGTGCTGGAGCTGGAGCGGGCGCTGTCGGAGCTGGAGAGCTTCCAGCCGCGCCTGGCGCGCATGCTGGAGCTGCGCTACTTCGCGGGCCTGGGCATCCTCGAGACCGCGGCGGCGCTGGGCGTGTCGCCCGCCACCGTCAAGCGCGACTGGGCCTACGCGCGCGTCTGGCTGCTGGAGCGCCTGAGCAACTGA
- a CDS encoding vWA domain-containing protein: protein MKSALKLPVILGSAAVLAVSALLLGKPAPAAPPPVPAHTPSRPAAPPAEPRTSLIPVAPQVAPVVTQGQGQPVIQIAVLLDTSGSMDGLLDQARSQLWNIVNRFSHAKRNGVAPQLQIALYAYGNTDRGANASEIRQVLPFTTDLDLLSEHLFSLRTSGGDENCGEVIRDATTQLAWSKDKDAMRLIFIAGNEPFTQGSVDFHTSVKAARERGITVNTIHCGDYEEGISGKWKDAAVLADGSYLNIDQNQRVVEIPAPQDTEIAQLGAELNKTYVAYGAAGEQAQARQVAQDSNSMGVSISNMVSRSVAKSSRNYSNESWDLVDAVKKNQVDVASVRDEDLPEPMRGLDAAGRKAWLEAREQERAKLQQRIQTLSAERQKFLTEARKQQAAQGTDTLEGAIGQVVQREAQKRQLTLE, encoded by the coding sequence ATGAAATCGGCCCTCAAGCTCCCCGTCATCCTTGGCTCCGCCGCGGTGCTCGCGGTCTCCGCGCTCCTGCTCGGCAAGCCGGCGCCCGCCGCGCCGCCTCCGGTGCCGGCCCACACCCCGTCCAGGCCCGCCGCACCTCCGGCCGAGCCGCGCACCAGTCTGATTCCGGTCGCGCCTCAAGTGGCGCCCGTGGTGACTCAGGGGCAGGGCCAGCCCGTCATCCAGATTGCCGTGCTCCTGGACACCAGCGGCAGCATGGACGGCCTGCTCGACCAGGCGCGCTCGCAGCTCTGGAACATCGTCAACCGGTTCTCCCACGCGAAGCGCAACGGCGTGGCGCCGCAGCTCCAGATTGCGCTGTACGCCTACGGCAACACCGACCGGGGCGCCAACGCGAGTGAGATTCGCCAGGTCCTCCCGTTCACCACCGACCTGGACCTCCTCTCCGAGCACCTCTTCTCGCTGCGCACGTCCGGCGGTGACGAGAACTGCGGCGAGGTCATCCGGGACGCCACCACGCAGCTGGCCTGGAGCAAGGACAAGGACGCGATGCGGCTCATCTTCATCGCCGGCAACGAACCCTTCACCCAGGGCTCCGTGGACTTCCATACCTCGGTGAAGGCGGCCCGGGAGCGCGGCATCACCGTCAACACCATCCACTGCGGCGACTACGAAGAGGGCATCTCCGGGAAGTGGAAGGATGCGGCGGTGCTCGCCGATGGCAGCTACCTCAACATCGACCAGAACCAGCGCGTGGTGGAAATCCCCGCGCCGCAGGACACGGAAATCGCCCAGCTGGGCGCGGAGCTGAACAAGACCTACGTGGCCTACGGCGCCGCCGGCGAGCAGGCCCAAGCGCGGCAGGTGGCCCAGGACAGCAACTCGATGGGCGTGTCCATCTCCAACATGGTGTCCCGCTCCGTCGCCAAGTCGTCGCGCAACTACTCCAACGAGAGCTGGGACCTGGTGGACGCCGTGAAGAAGAACCAGGTGGACGTGGCGTCCGTCCGCGACGAGGACCTGCCCGAGCCGATGCGCGGGCTGGACGCCGCCGGCCGCAAGGCGTGGCTGGAGGCCCGGGAGCAGGAGCGGGCGAAGCTCCAGCAGCGCATCCAGACGCTCAGCGCCGAGCGCCAGAAGTTCCTGACCGAGGCGCGCAAGCAGCAGGCCGCCCAGGGGACGGACACGCTGGAGGGCGCCATCGGTCAGGTGGTCCAGCGCGAGGCCCAGAAGCGCCAGCTCACCCTGGAGTAG
- a CDS encoding DUF885 domain-containing protein → MRAFPSLRCLLLVSACGLLACARQGPGPTATPPATEAPLAASAKGEKFPELVDAVFAAAFDYSPTNATSYGLHEYDGRLDDLSRPRIEARIRELEALLARVRAVDRASLSFDEAIDAEALEHQLLADHYELSVVRSWEKNPMSYAGLPGGAVDGLMKRDFAPKVERLRSVISRLKAVPAVYAAGKANVQAPPREFTDLALRMAKGSVGFFEGSVTQWATDAAGGDTALLAEFTQANAQAVAAVKDFARWLEQDLLPRSTGGYALGEERFLTKLRYEEMISLPLPELLARGEANLEKDYQAFVATAKRIDPKLTPAQVMASLEKDHPTAEDLIPSVRRSVEGVRKFLLEKDLVTIPSEVRPRVEETPPYARSGSFASMDTPGPFETKATEAFYYVTPVEPEWTAQHKEEHLRLYNKPVVDLINIHEVWPGHYLQFLYAPRFPTKVRKLVGVGSNAEGWAHYTEEMMLDQGYGNGDPKLRLAQLSEALLRDCRYVTGIKLHTAGWTVEDGARLFRERCFQQPANAYEEARRGAYNPTYLYYTFGKLEIQQLARDYTTTQGASLKQFHDAFVAQGSLPLPLVRRLLMR, encoded by the coding sequence ATGCGCGCCTTCCCGTCCCTCCGCTGTCTGCTGCTCGTCTCCGCCTGTGGCCTGCTCGCCTGCGCCCGGCAGGGGCCCGGTCCCACCGCCACGCCGCCCGCCACCGAGGCGCCCCTGGCCGCCTCCGCGAAGGGCGAGAAGTTCCCGGAGCTGGTGGACGCCGTCTTCGCGGCGGCCTTCGATTACTCGCCGACGAATGCCACCTCGTACGGACTGCATGAGTATGACGGCCGGCTGGACGACCTGAGCCGGCCGCGCATCGAAGCCCGCATCCGCGAGTTGGAGGCGCTGCTCGCCCGCGTGCGCGCGGTGGACCGGGCCTCGCTCTCCTTCGACGAGGCCATCGACGCCGAGGCCCTGGAGCACCAGCTCCTCGCCGACCACTATGAGTTGAGCGTGGTGCGGAGCTGGGAGAAGAACCCCATGTCCTACGCCGGGCTGCCGGGCGGCGCGGTGGACGGCCTGATGAAGCGCGACTTCGCCCCGAAGGTGGAGCGTCTGCGCTCGGTCATCTCACGCCTGAAGGCTGTGCCCGCCGTCTACGCCGCGGGCAAGGCCAACGTGCAGGCCCCGCCTCGCGAGTTCACCGACCTGGCGCTCCGCATGGCCAAGGGCTCGGTGGGCTTCTTCGAGGGCTCGGTGACGCAGTGGGCGACGGACGCGGCCGGCGGCGACACCGCGCTGCTGGCCGAGTTCACCCAGGCCAACGCCCAGGCCGTGGCGGCGGTGAAGGACTTCGCGCGCTGGCTGGAGCAGGACCTGCTGCCCCGCTCCACCGGCGGCTACGCGCTGGGCGAGGAGCGCTTCCTCACCAAGCTCCGCTACGAGGAGATGATTTCCCTGCCGCTGCCGGAGCTGCTCGCGCGCGGCGAGGCGAATCTGGAGAAGGACTACCAGGCGTTCGTCGCCACCGCGAAGCGCATCGACCCGAAGCTCACGCCCGCGCAGGTGATGGCGTCGCTGGAGAAGGACCACCCCACGGCGGAGGACCTGATTCCCTCCGTGCGCCGCTCGGTGGAGGGCGTCCGGAAGTTCCTGCTGGAGAAGGACCTGGTCACCATCCCCTCCGAGGTCCGCCCGCGCGTGGAGGAGACGCCGCCCTATGCGCGCTCGGGCAGCTTCGCATCCATGGACACGCCGGGCCCGTTCGAGACGAAGGCCACCGAGGCGTTCTACTACGTCACGCCGGTGGAGCCGGAGTGGACGGCGCAGCACAAGGAGGAGCACCTGCGCCTCTACAACAAGCCCGTGGTGGACCTCATCAACATCCACGAGGTGTGGCCCGGCCACTACCTCCAGTTCCTCTATGCGCCGCGCTTCCCCACCAAGGTGCGCAAGCTGGTGGGCGTGGGAAGCAACGCGGAGGGCTGGGCCCACTACACGGAGGAGATGATGCTCGACCAGGGCTACGGCAACGGGGACCCGAAGCTGCGGCTGGCTCAGCTCTCCGAGGCGCTGCTGCGCGACTGCCGCTACGTCACCGGCATCAAGCTCCACACCGCCGGCTGGACGGTGGAGGACGGGGCGCGCCTCTTCCGAGAGCGCTGCTTCCAGCAGCCGGCCAATGCCTACGAGGAGGCCCGCCGTGGCGCCTACAACCCGACGTACCTCTATTACACGTTCGGCAAGCTGGAGATTCAGCAACTGGCCCGTGACTACACGACGACCCAGGGAGCCAGCCTCAAGCAGTTCCACGATGCCTTCGTGGCCCAGGGCAGCCTGCCGCTGCCACTCGTGCGGCGGCTGCTGATGCGCTGA
- a CDS encoding response regulator transcription factor, translated as MAARRVLVVEDDPAIRRGIVDALRFEGYEVLEAGARAEGQQLAERTPVDLVLLDLVLPDGDGLELLRAVRKSRPTLPVIILTARGQEEDRVNGLKLGADDYVVKPFSVRELLARAGAVLRRSAERPAGVGRIDFPGGHFEVERRELSFEDGTRVDLSEREADALRYLGDNAGRAISREELLERVWHLPARGVQTRTVDMTMARLREKLRDDSEEPRVILTVRGKGYMFAVKGSVS; from the coding sequence ATGGCCGCGCGCCGAGTGCTTGTCGTGGAGGATGACCCCGCCATCCGGCGCGGAATCGTGGATGCCCTGCGCTTCGAGGGCTATGAGGTCCTCGAAGCCGGGGCCCGCGCGGAAGGCCAGCAGCTGGCCGAGCGGACCCCGGTGGACCTGGTGCTGCTGGACCTCGTCCTCCCCGACGGCGACGGGCTGGAGCTGCTCCGGGCCGTGCGCAAGAGCCGGCCCACGCTGCCGGTCATCATCCTCACCGCCCGGGGCCAGGAGGAGGACCGGGTCAACGGCCTGAAGCTCGGCGCGGATGACTACGTGGTGAAGCCCTTCTCGGTGCGGGAGTTGCTGGCCCGAGCGGGGGCGGTGCTCCGGCGCTCGGCGGAGCGGCCCGCGGGTGTGGGCCGCATTGACTTCCCGGGCGGACACTTCGAGGTGGAGCGGCGCGAGCTGAGCTTCGAGGACGGCACCCGGGTGGACCTCTCCGAGCGTGAGGCGGACGCGCTGCGCTACCTGGGTGACAACGCCGGGCGCGCCATCTCCCGCGAGGAGCTGCTGGAGCGGGTGTGGCACCTGCCCGCTCGGGGTGTGCAGACGCGTACGGTGGATATGACGATGGCGCGCCTGCGGGAGAAGCTGCGCGACGACTCGGAGGAGCCGCGCGTCATCCTCACGGTGCGGGGCAAGGGATACATGTTCGCCGTGAAGGGCTCCGTGTCGTGA
- a CDS encoding serine/threonine-protein kinase translates to MSSESAEQVRAAEQQREQELFLECLELAPEARTARLEVLVAEGDAVLVERLRRLLALHAQVASRSLSSRGDTPDGVPLERIGGYKVVQRLGEGGMGEVFLAAQSEPVRRLVAVKVVKPGMDSREVLARFDAERQALALMSHPHIARILDAGATEAGRPYFVMEYVPGVPLTRYCDEAGLGVEARLRLMQDVCAAVQHAHHKGVIHRDLKPSNILVTEVDGQPHPKVIDFGIAKATSAPLTDSSLHTRVGHMMGTPDYMSPEQAAGTPLDVDTRTDVYSLGAILHELLTGATPHGFGRRGDALSEVQARLREVDPPRPSARVRSSEEGTAHARRCGLDSQGALARRLSGDVDWVVLRALARDRGRRYPTAAALAEDLSRHLRDEPVAAHAPSLTYSLGKFLRRHRAFSGAVALVVAVLSLSSVLLARQAREVARERDRANAEAATANRVTDLLAEVFRAADPGARGSGADLTARQLLDRGTKRVLADLPTPSPARARLLQTLGRAHLNLGLYAEAMPLVERALSDSRQVRGEEAEGTFVLRREVALLQRRLGRLKESEATFQETLAAARKALGPRHPEVWMATSGLATVYLSQERLPEATPLLEAAFEGLRAGPGLEDARTLAVGSDLAASRGQSGRHAEAAELFTTVLHGRERLLGERHPDTLATASNLAVALKSLGRYDESIALNQRVLAARREVQGPEHPEALQSQQNLALLYRRKGEHAKAEPLMREAHAGLERVLGPNHMQTLHATYNLGLVLSETPGTYAEGEALFLRAMQGYDAAVGPRNLLVPRVRVALANLHAKRGDLAAATRELKLALDAGLSRKVALEDPTMTSLQTVPELATLLAHH, encoded by the coding sequence GTGTCGAGCGAGTCAGCAGAGCAGGTGCGCGCGGCCGAGCAGCAGCGCGAGCAGGAGCTGTTCCTGGAGTGCCTGGAGCTGGCGCCCGAGGCGCGCACGGCCCGGCTTGAAGTGCTGGTTGCCGAGGGAGACGCGGTGCTGGTGGAGCGCCTGCGGCGCCTGCTGGCCCTGCACGCGCAGGTGGCCTCCCGCTCCCTGTCGTCACGAGGAGACACCCCCGACGGCGTGCCGCTGGAGCGCATCGGCGGCTACAAGGTGGTGCAGCGCCTGGGCGAGGGAGGCATGGGCGAGGTGTTCCTGGCCGCCCAGTCCGAGCCCGTGCGGCGGCTGGTGGCCGTCAAGGTGGTGAAGCCCGGCATGGACAGCCGCGAGGTGCTGGCGCGCTTCGACGCCGAGCGCCAGGCGCTGGCCCTCATGTCCCATCCGCACATCGCCCGCATCCTCGACGCGGGCGCCACCGAGGCGGGCCGCCCGTACTTCGTCATGGAGTACGTGCCCGGGGTGCCGCTGACGCGCTACTGCGATGAGGCCGGCCTGGGCGTGGAGGCGCGCCTGCGGTTGATGCAGGACGTCTGCGCGGCCGTGCAGCACGCGCACCACAAGGGCGTCATCCACCGCGACTTGAAGCCCTCCAACATCCTCGTCACCGAGGTGGACGGCCAGCCGCACCCCAAGGTCATCGACTTCGGCATCGCCAAGGCGACGAGCGCTCCGCTCACGGACTCGAGCCTGCACACGCGCGTCGGGCACATGATGGGCACGCCGGACTACATGAGCCCGGAGCAGGCGGCGGGCACGCCCCTGGATGTGGACACGCGCACGGACGTGTATTCGCTCGGGGCCATCCTCCACGAGCTGCTCACCGGCGCCACGCCCCATGGCTTCGGCCGGCGGGGAGACGCGCTCTCCGAGGTGCAGGCCCGGCTGCGCGAGGTGGACCCGCCGCGCCCGAGCGCCCGGGTGCGCAGCTCGGAGGAGGGGACGGCGCACGCGCGTCGCTGTGGACTGGATTCGCAGGGGGCGCTGGCGCGGCGCCTGTCGGGGGACGTGGACTGGGTGGTGCTGCGCGCCCTGGCGAGGGACCGCGGACGCCGCTACCCCACGGCGGCGGCGCTGGCGGAGGACCTCTCGCGGCACCTGCGGGACGAGCCCGTGGCGGCCCACGCGCCGTCGCTGACCTACAGCCTGGGCAAGTTCCTGCGCCGGCACCGGGCTTTCAGCGGGGCCGTGGCGTTGGTGGTGGCCGTGCTCTCGCTCTCCTCCGTGTTGCTGGCCCGGCAGGCGCGCGAGGTGGCGCGCGAGCGGGACCGGGCCAACGCCGAGGCCGCCACCGCCAACCGAGTCACGGACCTGCTGGCCGAGGTGTTCCGGGCGGCGGACCCGGGCGCGCGGGGCTCGGGCGCGGACCTCACGGCGCGGCAGCTCCTGGACCGGGGCACGAAGCGCGTCCTGGCGGACCTGCCCACGCCTTCGCCCGCGCGAGCGCGGCTGCTCCAGACGCTGGGCCGCGCGCACCTCAACCTGGGCCTGTACGCGGAGGCGATGCCGCTGGTGGAGCGGGCCCTCTCCGACAGCCGGCAGGTGAGGGGAGAGGAGGCGGAGGGCACCTTCGTGCTGCGGCGCGAGGTGGCCCTGCTGCAACGCCGCCTGGGCCGGCTGAAGGAGTCCGAGGCCACCTTCCAGGAGACGCTCGCGGCGGCGCGCAAGGCCCTGGGGCCCCGGCACCCCGAGGTGTGGATGGCCACCAGCGGGCTCGCCACCGTGTACCTCAGCCAGGAGCGGCTGCCGGAGGCGACGCCGCTGCTGGAGGCCGCCTTCGAGGGACTGAGGGCCGGACCAGGCCTGGAGGACGCGAGGACGCTGGCGGTGGGCAGTGACCTGGCCGCGTCGCGAGGGCAGTCCGGCCGCCATGCCGAGGCGGCGGAGCTGTTCACCACCGTCCTTCATGGGCGCGAGCGCTTGCTGGGGGAGCGTCACCCGGACACGCTGGCCACGGCTTCGAACCTGGCCGTGGCGCTCAAGAGCCTGGGCCGGTACGACGAGTCGATTGCCCTGAACCAGCGGGTGCTCGCCGCCCGCCGGGAGGTGCAGGGGCCGGAGCACCCGGAGGCGCTTCAGTCGCAGCAGAACCTCGCGCTGCTGTACCGCCGCAAGGGCGAGCACGCGAAGGCGGAGCCCCTCATGCGCGAGGCGCACGCGGGCCTGGAGCGGGTGCTGGGGCCCAATCACATGCAGACGCTGCACGCGACGTACAACCTGGGCCTGGTGCTGTCGGAGACCCCGGGGACGTACGCGGAAGGGGAGGCGCTCTTCCTGCGTGCGATGCAGGGCTACGACGCGGCGGTGGGGCCCCGCAACCTGCTGGTGCCCCGCGTCCGGGTGGCGCTGGCCAACCTCCACGCGAAGCGCGGTGACCTTGCGGCGGCGACGCGGGAGCTGAAGCTGGCGCTGGACGCGGGCTTGTCACGCAAGGTCGCGCTGGAGGACCCGACGATGACCTCCCTCCAGACGGTGCCGGAGCTGGCGACGCTCCTGGCGCATCATTAG
- a CDS encoding sensor histidine kinase, with protein MIRSWRIWIAVSACLCLALAGVVWLSAFALRLDRADRQARESAAREENARLALWRLDSDLLPLVARESAVAAEAYDSVSPARGVLDSRRRPMPEGTVFLASPLLSRLPEHVLLHFQLAPDGTVSSPQVVEPGLRDTVGAALPVEDATVLEDRLQELTALLRGTDLRRALAEPPLQTRRAEARTEPANTLADISQVAKNVSEYSARSRSANQAVRQSQGMSNSNVYPDVFPEADAPLPTEEGDVMRAVWVGDTLLLGRRVRLEGQEYIQGCWLDWPGLRTWLLGQIRDLLPSAVLEPVRGREAQGDGRMLAALPVRLVPGQAPEGGYGTASISSLPVVLTVAWSGVLLAGVAVVALLVGVVALSERRGAFVSAVTHELRTPLTTFRMYTEMLAAGMVPDEARRQEYFDILHREAERLSHLVENVLAYARIERGRAPARLERVPVDAMLERMEERLAQRAAQADMELCVDVPSGVAVLTDPSAVEQVLFNLVDNASKYAAPAVDRRIHVELEQRRGRVGLSVRDHGPGVDAATARRLFEPFSKSVQTAAKTAPGVGLGLALCRRLARSMRADLRYERMSEGGARFVLWLPSA; from the coding sequence GTGATTCGCTCCTGGCGCATCTGGATTGCGGTGAGCGCATGCCTGTGTCTCGCGCTGGCGGGCGTGGTGTGGCTCTCCGCCTTCGCCCTGCGGCTGGACCGCGCGGACCGGCAGGCCCGGGAGAGCGCGGCGCGGGAGGAGAACGCGCGGCTGGCGCTGTGGCGGCTGGACTCGGACCTGCTGCCGCTGGTGGCGCGGGAGAGCGCGGTGGCGGCGGAGGCGTATGACTCCGTCTCTCCCGCGCGGGGCGTGCTCGACTCTCGGCGGCGGCCCATGCCAGAGGGCACGGTCTTCCTCGCCTCGCCGCTGCTGTCCCGGCTGCCGGAGCATGTGCTGCTCCACTTCCAGCTCGCTCCGGACGGGACGGTGTCCTCGCCGCAGGTGGTGGAGCCCGGGTTGCGCGACACGGTGGGCGCGGCGCTGCCCGTGGAGGATGCGACGGTGCTGGAGGACCGCCTGCAGGAGTTGACGGCGCTGCTGCGCGGGACGGACCTCCGGCGGGCGCTGGCGGAACCTCCGCTCCAGACTCGCAGGGCGGAGGCCCGGACCGAGCCCGCGAACACGCTGGCCGACATCTCCCAGGTGGCGAAGAACGTGAGCGAGTACAGCGCCCGCTCGCGCAGCGCGAACCAGGCCGTCCGCCAGAGCCAGGGCATGTCCAACTCCAACGTCTACCCGGACGTGTTTCCCGAGGCGGACGCCCCACTTCCCACCGAGGAGGGGGACGTGATGCGGGCCGTCTGGGTGGGAGACACGCTGCTGCTGGGTCGGCGCGTGCGCCTGGAAGGACAGGAGTACATCCAGGGCTGCTGGCTGGACTGGCCCGGCCTGCGCACGTGGTTGCTCGGGCAGATTCGGGACCTGCTGCCCTCGGCGGTGTTGGAGCCGGTGCGGGGCCGTGAGGCGCAGGGGGATGGCCGGATGCTGGCGGCGCTGCCGGTGCGGCTGGTGCCGGGGCAGGCGCCGGAGGGCGGGTACGGGACGGCGTCCATCTCCTCGCTGCCGGTGGTGCTGACGGTGGCGTGGAGCGGCGTGCTGCTGGCGGGCGTGGCGGTGGTGGCGCTCCTGGTGGGCGTGGTGGCGCTCAGCGAGCGGCGGGGCGCCTTCGTGTCCGCGGTGACGCACGAGCTGCGCACGCCGCTGACCACGTTCCGCATGTACACGGAGATGCTGGCAGCGGGCATGGTCCCCGACGAAGCCCGGCGGCAAGAGTACTTCGACATCCTCCACCGCGAGGCGGAGCGGCTGAGCCACCTGGTGGAGAACGTGCTGGCCTACGCCCGCATCGAGCGGGGCCGCGCCCCCGCGCGCCTGGAGCGGGTGCCCGTGGACGCCATGCTGGAGCGGATGGAGGAGCGGCTGGCGCAGCGCGCGGCGCAGGCGGACATGGAGCTGTGCGTGGACGTGCCCTCGGGCGTGGCGGTGCTGACGGACCCCTCCGCCGTGGAGCAGGTGCTCTTCAACCTCGTGGACAACGCGTCCAAGTACGCGGCCCCGGCGGTGGACCGGCGCATCCACGTGGAGCTGGAGCAGCGGCGGGGCCGGGTGGGCCTGTCGGTGAGGGACCACGGGCCCGGAGTGGACGCGGCGACGGCGAGGCGGCTCTTCGAGCCCTTCTCCAAGTCCGTGCAGACGGCGGCGAAGACGGCCCCGGGCGTGGGGCTGGGACTGGCGCTGTGTCGGCGGCTGGCGCGGAGCATGCGCGCGGACCTGCGCTACGAGCGCATGTCCGAGGGCGGAGCGCGGTTCGTGCTGTGGCTTCCGTCCGCCTGA